The Lycium barbarum isolate Lr01 chromosome 10, ASM1917538v2, whole genome shotgun sequence genome includes a region encoding these proteins:
- the LOC132615866 gene encoding uncharacterized protein LOC132615866: protein MSQQQQPVQGFPNNPNNMPVQPKDTPISQSSSHSNGSFGTVFIILAVVLVISVLACLIGRICNKRSQGHHQPKHRETKHSHDIHPREGHDIEYGIDKRIPTSKVAASHGDPNIPTSSMPFDDRHEGKEGVMFAEDHKEFMRAQ from the exons ATGTCGCAACAACAGCAGCCAGTTCAAGGTTTTCCTAATAATCCTAACAATATGCCTGTTCAGCCTAAAGACACCCCAATTAGTCAATCTTCTTCTCATTCAAACGGATCATTTGGCACAGTTTTCATTATTCTCGCTGTTGTTTTGGTTATATCTGTTCTTGCTTGCTTAATTGGTCGCATTTGTAACAAAAGAAGTCAGGGTCATCATCAACCAAAACATAGGGAGACTAAACATAGCCATGACATCCATCCTAGAGAAGGTCATGACATAGAATATGGTATTGATAAGAGAATTCCAACTTCTAAAGTGGCTGCATCACATGGAGATCCAAATATTCCCACCAGTTCTATGCCATTCGACGATAGACATGAAG GTAAAGAAGGAGTGATGTTTGCCGAAGATCATAAAGAATTTATGCGTGCGCAATGA